AATTTGCATCAAGTAAAACTCTATCCAACTTTGCCCAAGCTCTAGATAACCCttgctgaccattacaccatgtaaactTACCACCTTGTGAATTCATTTCCAACAACCCACCCTGATGAATCCATCTATTAAACTCATCAATTGCAACTCTATTCCTCGGACGCCCACCACACCTCTCAATATCCGACCGAATTACATTGAAATCCCCAGCAAACAAACACGGCTCCACACCCATTCTATCCGAATTCAACTCCTCCCAAAACAGCTGACGTTCAAGCCtattacactttgcataaataaaattacccaagAAATGATTACTTCCTTCGGTAATACATAATGACACAAACTGCGAACTCATGCGAACCGCCTGCACATCcaattcatttttccaaaacacccagATTTTACCACCATCAGTCTCATTTGATATCGCCTCATCAAATTTCAATAACCGCATGAAACTATGGATTTTAACCACACTCTGAAAAGGTTCCAGCAACACTATCAATTTTGGCTTATATTTAGACAGCATTTTTTGTAATCGTCTCTTAGAGGTACCTAAACCTCTTACATTCCAAACTAAAATTGATCCAAGCATTGAGAAAACTTTTGTGTTCTAGTGATCACCCGCCTAGAACTACGGATCTTCTCAAACTGCCTCTTTTGATATTTACGCTTAACAACTTCATCTTCGGCAGCCGAGTGATATTCCTTCTCCTGCAAAAAAACTTCCGCACATTTCTCAGGTTCCGGATCAGACATCGACCCATCTTCCAGACATACCTCTTCCTCAGGTCCATCATAAACATCTTTTTCTGCAGAACTAGGAATCACTTCCCCCTCCCTCATATCTGTTTCCAATTCTGTTTCCCTTAAACGGTTCGCACAATCCAAATTTCCGTCCATAATTCTTGGAATCATTTCTTCCGCAAGTTCCGGAATCTCAAGATTATCCTCTTGATCCTTTTCCGATTCCAACTCCGCATGATCAAGATTATCCGCTTGAACAACTAACACCCGATCCTTCTCAGCTGGTTCTTTTGGCTCAACGTCTGTATTTTCAAGAACTGGAATATTATTCTTATCTGTCGGCTCCTCCACGATCGGTTCTTGTTGCCGAACCCACACATTActtcctacattttttttcccagcaCGGCAAGTCTTTAAATTATGTCCCTGTATATGGCATTTAGAACAGAACGCTGGCAACGtttcataaacaatttcttgCTTTCTGCTAGTTCCCAAACCAGGCAttccaatccaaaaagaaaGTAACGGTTTCTTAGCAACATCCATTTCAACACAGATACGAGCACCATCAGTCCGAGTAACACAACGAGTAGAGTTATCACTTCTAATAAATCTACCAATAGGGGCTGTAAGAATTTTAAGGAAAGATTCATGATAGTAATTTGGAGGCAAACCTGGAAGTACAATCCACACCGGAACAAGCGAaggttctttttcttctttaaattctGGAGTCCAGTGGAATGGACGGTAAGGAATTCCATCTATATCATTAACTTCACGAGACAGAGCCTTATTGCAATCTTCTTCTGAAACCATTCTAATAAAAACATTCCGAGGATGCCGCATATTGGAGACGACTGGAACTCCATCAAGATTCCATCTCTTATGAATGAAGGCCCGAATGGCATCCAAAGATGGTCTGTTTCTCAAAAACTTCAATACGATCGAATACCGAAATGGCTCAGCAGAACGTTGGACTTCCTCCTTagagaactggaaaaaaatttctccatcctTAGACTTCGGCAGACGAAAAGCCACAGACATATCTGGAAGAGGTTGAGGAACCACCAATACTAGATCCACGAAGGGACGCCGACCTCCGTTGATAGCAGCAGCAGCCATTACTTGCGTCAAACgaagcaagaaaaaactttcaaggaGAAAGCCATTCTTGGAGCGTTCTTGGAGCTTCGGACTTCATTTCTCTTATACAGAATTAGTAAAAATAGAAGCCATGAAAAAATCAAGCTCAACATCCTTAATAACTTTAATGGGGGTGTGGATGATAGTGTAGCATTGCTTTGCTCCTATGTCAGAATACTAATCCGAGCTTATGCACCATTTTATATGCTGTCATGgtgagatgttccgaatgaggtTAACGATAACATTCAGAGTCGTGTACTGAtgagtttatatactatattttttttagacatgttttaatttcatatttttgacgCAGCTCACTTCTTAGAATGAGCTCGACCTAAATTTTGGCCGTAACGAGGAAGTACgaactgtgaatgagttgatgacaACATTCTTTCGGCTTCACAAGGGATGAtttcatgaccacttcaagaaatttgagatCTTTTTGACAacccagattatcaggtattcttTTTGCTCAATCCCTTTTTCAGAAAATGAAGTTAGACAATTGTaggaagtgttgtgatctttttgaATGCctagattatcaggtattctagatttatatcctataacttatttatatctatattggtttcatatattttattttacattgttaATTTCTCCTGCAGGACTTTAGTTCTATCAATGCACAGAATATCTTTGACAAACCACCATCGCGCTGGTTAAAAGGTCATTCCAACGCCTTgctgataaaatggtaattaataacttattaaaattcaatcatttttatcataacatgatttttttaaattactaatgtgGCTTTGTTAGAAACACGATGATTCTGAAAATTTCTCcttcattcatgtctatgctgctactCACACCAATGCGCACAACAAGTGGATTGATCCTGTTgctaaagataattatgtaagtaagGTCATTTTGTGTGAATAAATTATGCCACCATGTGAATAGTTATTATGTTtacttaccattttttttaaaacgttacttattgtgtgttttcttcctaattgtaggaaaaaaatattgagatgcAGTCAACCTCTGAGGAATCTTCTCCTAGTGACATGGAAATATTTACGCTGGTCCTCAGGACCAAGTTTGGTTTGGTAAGAGGTTTGAGACATTCTTTCAAGCGTGTCGATTCATCCTCCACTACCTCGATTTTAGAAGTTAATAATTTTACCAAATATTTGGATGTCGCATGCCAAGACATTGAGCAGATGAAGTCAAAACCGCAGGAGGTGGAGGCTCTCTTATTGCGACAGTCTGATTTAGAGACGCATTTCAAAGAGCTACAAACGGACTAGGAGGAAAAAATCCGCATTGAAGTTCAAGAACAAGTCCAGAGGGAAATACTGGTCTGGATGGAATGTGTTATATCACTATAGCAGGATTGCATTGGgcaatgaaagaagaagaaataaacttattattgctcaaaacttttgttttctaattttgtaactctataaaacatttttatcagATGATGCTATTAGtggtgtaatatgatacaatttgtatgcttttaattttatgaaattataagTTCTAATCAATGCACTcgaatgtaaagaaaaaaagttcgAACATGGCTTTACGTTCAAAgctacgttcgaacataattacACCAACGTTGTAGCACAAACGTTTGAACATGtctatgtttgaacgttaaaatGAAACGtgtgaataaaaaataccaaACGTTACGTATTTATCGTTCAAACCCTCATCGGTTGggtaaacgttcgaacgttattggGTACGTGCAAACATTACTTTTTGTGATGGAATTTGACTGTCACAAAAACTCTTCACGTTTGGACATTATATCTCACATAAGACTTCTAGCCGTCACAAAAAAACTTTCTGTGACGATTGTACAGTAAATCTTCTACTTTATGTGATGACTTTTTGGTGACGGTCTCAAACCGTCAGAAAAAATGTTTTGTGAcggtttgcttattttttatgattgtttCGTCCATCGTAATAGATCAAATATGTTGTAGTTAGAAAACACAAACAACGGGGAAACATTGACTCTTATCTACAAAGAAATTAACTAAAAGAAGCACCACCACAAATAATGTCAAGCGGTAGATGTTTTCAAGTTTGACAATTGAGGGCTCAAAATGTGTACATCAACATTTTCCAAGATGTAATTGTAGCCAATATGGTTTGAAAGAGAGAGACCAAGACTTGAGAGAGTGAGatagagattgagattgagaggGAGACTGCGAGAGACAACGGATGGTGGATAATGggagaccgagagagagagagagagagaccagacAATGGATAGAGGCAGACCAAGACTTGAGAGAGCGAGACAGAGACAAAAGcttgagagagggagacagaGAACATCGAACAAAGGGAGACTAAGAGAGGTGGGTGTACTAGCGTGGGGAGTGGGGGCGGTGTGAGAGAATGAGGGATGAGTGATAAGTTAgggtttttttagtttttaaggTTAAGagggtataattataattttgatacaAAATTTAGACCAGTTATGTGGGTTGATTCCGGGTTAATCAGGTTAACCTGTTTTGATCTgaactcatttatatcaaaccTCAATCCGctcatttcatgtcatgttgATGTTGGGTTCAAGAATTGTGTCATATATTGTTATacatacactacaagaaatcaggatTTTCTCAGCGATTTTTAAAGCGTTGCAATGAAAATCGCTGGAACAAATGATTTTTACCGTCGATTTTAAAATTGCTGCATATTTTGCCATGTTTAGTCAATGCTTGTATGCTGGGATCCATGATTTACTTTATTGTGGCgctttggtttgaaatttcGACGATTTAGGTCGCTGTAAAAGAGAAAATCGTTTTGCGGCGCTGTGATTTCCGTCAACACAACATGTGGGGCGGGAAATCACCAAAGTCATTTATTTTCCCCCCATGATAGTTTCCCCCAATAGTACCCTTCTGCAATTCGACGAACCCGGCCATTAGACTCGAGCTTCCCTCCACCTGCAAACCACCCTTCCAAGCTATTATGCACGGCGTCACCTCCACCATCAGACTCGACCTTCCCTTCACCTGCAAATCCACCCTTCCCAGTGTTTTGACTGTCCCATTTTCCGAACGAATCTCCCTTCTGttacttcttcttctccatttccgATCTCTCCACATGCACATTAAGCAAAACTCACTCAAAAAACATTGCTACACGACTGTCTCTTCCACCCAAAACCACCACTAACAGCGGAGATTCCACCAATTTGGCCACCGCG
This genomic interval from Juglans regia cultivar Chandler chromosome 3, Walnut 2.0, whole genome shotgun sequence contains the following:
- the LOC118348034 gene encoding uncharacterized protein LOC118348034, which gives rise to MAAAAINGGRRPFVDLVLVVPQPLPDMSVAFRLPKSKDGEIFFQFSKEEVQRSAEPFRYSIVLKFLRNRPSLDAIRAFIHKRWNLDGVPVVSNMRHPRNVFIRMVSEEDCNKALSREVNDIDGIPYRPFHWTPEFKEEKEPSLVPVWIVLPGLPPNYYHESFLKILTAPIGRFIRSDNSTRCVTRTDGARICVEMDVAKKPLLSFWIGMPGLGTSRKQEIVYETLPAFCSKCHIQGHNLKTCRAGKKNVGSNVWVRQQEPIVEEPTDKNNIPVLENTDVEPKEPAEKDRVLVVQADNLDHAELESEKDQEDNLEIPELAEEMIPRIMDGNLDCANRLRETELETDMREGEVIPSSAEKDVYDGPEEEVCLEDGSMSDPEPEKCAEVFLQEKEYHSAAEDEVVKRKYQKRQFEKIRSSRRSVVKIHSFMRLLKFDEAISNETDGGKIWVFWKNELDVQAVRMSSQFVSLCITEGSNHFLGNFIYAKCNRLERQLFWEELNSDRMGVEPCLFAGDFNVIRSDIERCGGRPRNRVAIDEFNRWIHQGGLLEMNSQGGKFTWCNGQQGLSRAWAKLDRVLLDANFLSLFPTAHCLYLPRTTSDHCPMVIEFLNDPFSYGPPPFRFQQMWVEHPDFMTFVQNVWSESVIGSGLFKLATKLKKLKVALRVWNKSVFGRTNNQIAILEDKIENLENLLQRGWDDDIERELVRSSNELSSWRLREDIRLAQMAKIKWRMDGDRNTKFFHVWLSNKKHRKIHQLRTSNGLEFNSPEEIHLGAIDYFSEFLQRSNPVREVPDLSSLISSVINDEDCVRLCGIPSLVEVKEALSTIPINNGSSLGNPGCSGVGGIIRNDRGLMVYAFNSSIGIGTSNRAELLGVLQGLKGIVEKILKLYGYYWKYLMPAAKELCTAGWLKTREMWNETLELERSRLTWAGLQWNETLGPNSKRTVADMKCNGRLKRTAAGDADEVKHGRTHA